A stretch of Schistocerca americana isolate TAMUIC-IGC-003095 chromosome 3, iqSchAmer2.1, whole genome shotgun sequence DNA encodes these proteins:
- the LOC124607373 gene encoding cuticle protein 16.5-like isoform X2 has translation MYKLVILPLLFAAVSAGYLGGVAVAPAAVAAPVAYAAPAIAAAPALAVAPALRAAPLAVAAPAIAAPLPYAAAAPILKIH, from the exons ATGTACAAGCTG GTGATCCTGCCCCTGCTGTTCGCCGCCGTGTCGGCCGGCTACCTGGGAGGCGTGGCCGTGGCGCCAGCGGCCGTCGCCGCCCCcgtggcctacgccgcccccgccatcgccgccgcccccgccttgGCCGTGGCCCCCGCTCTGCGCGCCGCCCCTCTGGCTGTCGCCGCCCCCGCCATCGCCGCTCCTCTGCCCTACGCAGCTGCGGCTCCGATCCTCAAGATCCACTGA